The genome window tggtggtggtgtgctCATCTGTGATGGTAGCAAGAACAGGAACACACTGcagaggtggagagagaaagCTGCACACTCCCTTTGCATGTGAAGCATTACAGGATGGGGTATGTGAACGTGAGGACTCACTGTTAGATCTGCAGAGAATCTAGCCGAGGGGAAGTATTTGCCTTCTAGCCTTGGCTTTTCTTGAGCACTGGATAATTGGCTGTTGGGGACCAATGGAATAATCCTGCACGTAGTACTGTATTTTGCACTATGGAGTGTTCCTAGCAGGAAACGGGTCTTATAAAAGACATATTCCTCTCCTTTTGTGGTTGCCAAACATAGGTTtaagtttgtgtttatttttctcctaatcGAACCTCAAATGTTTGCTGATTCCCGATCTGTTTGAGTGAGATATATGGCTAACGACTGACAAAAAGCTGTCTCATCAGTCTTTCATTATCAAAAGCAGTCTCTCCTTTTTTTcaaattgaggtatcattgatatacaatcttatgaaggtttcacatgagcaacattgtggttttgacattcacccatactatcaagtcccctctGTCCAtccccaaccccattgcagtcactgtccatcagcgtaggaagatgaAAAGCAATCTCTTCTTTTTGACAGATGATGAAACATCTATAGGGAACCCAGAAGGGTCATTCATGAAGGCATTACTATCCCGGAAGGAGAGTAGCAGCCCTGAGCTGACTATCGAGCCAGAGAAGGCAGCCGCAGACAAAAATGCCATCAGTTTGTCAGCCTTCAAAAGTGAGCAAGGAGACTTTAGCAAGGAAAGTGTTGTTAGTGCACTTGGATACATATCATCTTCTTTCTCTGGACAGATGGAAGGTGCAGTTTCAGcattattaaaattcattaaacAACTTCTTTCAAACTTACAAGGAGGAGATGAGCCTGTGGGGCATTTGCAAAACAACGCAGAGAACACTTCTCTTCCACCTGGATCCACCATTTCAGctgacaaaaataaacagaaaataatctcTGATCTGGAAGATATCATAGATGCCATGCCTCTACGTTCCAAACTTCCGAATCCCAGATTTCACCCCCAAATCTCCACCGAAACATTGGAAACTGCCCAATTACAAGAAAACAGCCTACCAGACATTCAGAGAGTAGGGAGGAGGCCGGGGCCTTTGAAGGTGGTCATCAAGGGCCCAAAGGGCATTCGGAAGAGGCAACGCAGACAAATGACGAAGGCTGGCATCAACGGGAAGCAGAGGGCCCAGCTCCTTGCGGAGAGCACGGCCGAGGAAAAAGGGCTCACGACGGCATCCCCAAGGGCGCCGGAGCAGCCTCACGAGCAGCCCCCCAGGGAGACCGCAGAAAGCTCCTTCAACCCCGAGTCTTCATTCCGAGGGGAACAGGAGGCAGCCGTCCCTTCTGTCCAGTACTTGATGGGCACGCCTTCTGCTTCCAATACTCCAAAATCTCTACCTGAGATTAAACTAAAACCGAAAGACCTAGCtgacagtatttttgttttagaagatGCAAGTGCTGGCATTAGAAATATGAAGGCTTCTGAACCAACCTCACACTTCAGAGAAAAGTACCTCTTTCCAGAATCTTTGCGGCATGCGGGTCACAAAATACTCAAGGCCAAAATGAGTAGACAGTTCAGCAGTAAAGGTTCACACAATAGTCCGATGGTGGTGAACAAGCCTCCATTCACTGTAATGAGCCTTATAAACTCCCCTTCACAAGAGGCTTTTTCATCGTCAGAACTGACTTCTCAGAAAAATCACTTtccagatttattttctcttttggatcCAACTCCCAAACTGACCACGGAAACACAACAGGAACACGACAACGTGGGCACTGACTTAGCCTCCACATCCACagccttccctttcccagggagctcATCTCCAGGTGACCACCCAGAAGCTCAGCTAAACGAGCAGCTGCGGTCCCTCATCACCAACAGTGATGTGAGAAGGCTCATTTCTCATGTTTTCTGGACTTTGAAAATGGGCTGCTCAGAGACCCACGTGAAACCAGCCTGTGCCAAGCTCATCTTCGAAACCGGCCTCCTGATGATGCTTCTCAGCGAGCAGCAAGAAGCAAAGGAGCCCAGGGCAGACTGGGATACAGACCAGAGGGAAACAGAAAACTACATCCACGAGAGTCCAGAAGCCCAGAGTGAACAGGAAGAGCAGGAGTTCCGTGAGGTGAGGATAACGCCCAAAACATGGCCCCCAGCCTGTTAGTCAGTTTGGGACATGGCATTGAAGCACCCCGGCAGGAAGACCGCGGCCCCTAGTCTGTGTCTTGTCTTGCCCTGGGCCTTTGGGGAGGACAGTGATCTCCCACTGTGCTCATTCAGACAATGATGCCACAACTGGTGTAGATGAGGAGGGGACCTAACACCCAAGATAAAGCAAGAAAATGCTGATTTATCATTAGCATTAGATTTGGTATGTTCTTGAAAAACATTTACGCTGCTTACCTGAAATAATGAGATTTTATAAGAGCTTTTATCCTTTCCACctctttgtttttgaaaagtctttttccattattttttcagttcCCAAAAGCTCTGGTGCATGGGTATCAAATCAAAGTCATCTTGGCATTGTCAGTGACAGGAGCAGTGCTGTTGTGGATTATAGCTTTCTGCCTCATTAAGGTAAGGACAGTTAGTTCTGGCCTCCAGAGGAGAGTCTGTCTTTAGATTCAGAAtccacaaactgaaaatcaaagcCTCTCTCCCACCTCTTACTACTTGATATTCCTTTTTAGTCACCAGGACCGACATATGCTTTATTCTCTTCTTGCAAAGTATATGCCAGAGACTTTTAAAGGAACCCCCCTTGCCAGAGATCTCTGTGGAACTGACACCAGATAATGAGCCATTAGACTGTTTTGAGAGGTTTAAGAAGGCCAGAGTTGACATGACAGTAAAATATCTTCAACTCAAAACTAAGTCGATTTGACATCAGTCATTCCCATCCTACCACTGATTTCTTTCCTTGTTGACTGGAATTATGAGGGATGTGTAATCTCCACCCTGAAGAGCGATCAGTCACCCTGGAAGAAAGGACACGGCTAAAAGATAAAAGTGTGATCTTGTTGATTCATTAGATTTACTTAGCAACTTTCTTCCCCATCACGTAAGGCATTGTGGAAATAGGTTCAGTCAGATCACTGCAGCTAAAGCCCATGTCAGGGTTTCTAAAGCACTTGGTATTGACGCTCCTTCTGGAGCTggcttgcctgcctgccttttgtGCAATAACAGAATGGTTTGTTACTTTTCCCAACAGGCAGGGCTGACAACAGAGTGATTTAATTAGCCGGTAATCCTGACTCTACCTGATAAACCCAAACTCATTTTCTATCTGTACCTTTTCTACTGTTGCAGCAGCCCTCTTTACAGCCAGAGCAGCTCCCCAGGATGCCCAGTCACATGCCTTTCCTACTTTTGTctgttcctttgcccatttaaaattCCCTTGTTTCGCCTTGCAGAAGTCCCTTGAGTCTCTGAAAGCCAACTCAAGTTCATGTTTCTCCATGAACCCTTGCCTAAATACTCCAGTCCTCCTGGTCCTAGTCCTTCTGTGAGACTTGTTAACAGTTCTTAGAGGCCATGGTGAGGCATTCCTCTCCCTGCGATGTTAATATGATAAGCAATTTTTTAACGGCAGCTCCCCAAGAGAGAAACACCAAGGTCAACACATGGTGGAGCAGAGCAGAGATAGTTATTTTTATAGGGTtataacaatttattttctttactgatcAGAACacaa of Manis javanica isolate MJ-LG chromosome 4, MJ_LKY, whole genome shotgun sequence contains these proteins:
- the LOC140849069 gene encoding leucine-rich repeat-containing protein 37A-like, with amino-acid sequence MSWLRFWALWLLVLLPLWLVVQAAQPPGWALDPVQLTPRPPGPTESWSSDPSNLPLEFPQPRQQLMHPVVPFWYTGSAGELPPGPDHWDKPGQHESQPQVVPMVDSQDQPPEPPEMDENYKYLQAALAEPAFTPEEAEPPVQEEAPAPSPARPQGTLPHPGQVPSQRPNLTQVTAAPGDLDVSVSRQPEPSETGFPSPAQNSVVNTTANNICEVCSCTDEMLACVGLSPEQKLQSVPVPEPNAHNGTFTILNFQGNSISYVEENTWKSYTWVEKLILSDNQLSELHKDSFEGLLSLQYLDLSCNKILSIERRTFESLPFLQFINLGCNLITELSFGTFQAWHGMQFLHTLNLSHNPLTTVEDSYFFKLRALKYLDMGKTQVTLKTVESIVMMSPKLEKLILPIHMTCCLCQFKNNIEVFYSTVKLHCDSECLTNIAYCDDETSIGNPEGSFMKALLSRKESSSPELTIEPEKAAADKNAISLSAFKSEQGDFSKESVVSALGYISSSFSGQMEGAVSALLKFIKQLLSNLQGGDEPVGHLQNNAENTSLPPGSTISADKNKQKIISDLEDIIDAMPLRSKLPNPRFHPQISTETLETAQLQENSLPDIQRVGRRPGPLKVVIKGPKGIRKRQRRQMTKAGINGKQRAQLLAESTAEEKGLTTASPRAPEQPHEQPPRETAESSFNPESSFRGEQEAAVPSVQYLMGTPSASNTPKSLPEIKLKPKDLADSIFVLEDASAGIRNMKASEPTSHFREKYLFPESLRHAGHKILKAKMSRQFSSKGSHNSPMVVNKPPFTVMSLINSPSQEAFSSSELTSQKNHFPDLFSLLDPTPKLTTETQQEHDNVGTDLASTSTAFPFPGSSSPGDHPEAQLNEQLRSLITNSDVRRLISHVFWTLKMGCSETHVKPACAKLIFETGLLMMLLSEQQEAKEPRADWDTDQRETENYIHESPEAQSEQEEQEFREFPKALVHGYQIKVILALSVTGAVLLWIIAFCLIKIFSLRRAALDEEGGSRGFFPLPDKPSEECKNQKAFSWRRRLWLRNMYRTVSPSREKNLAQKLLEKDGGELSEVIIEKNVTSGSGDKGKGTKRKIPAQREPQPAPGHL